The following are encoded together in the Flavihumibacter fluvii genome:
- a CDS encoding DUF418 domain-containing protein has product MQNLTIKRIEQIDALRGFALFGILMTHMFEGYLASMTPPQYVDFNILYPMDSFSQVVIQNLFVGKFYAIFSMLFGLSFYLILDQKKVSSSLKFVWRLVLLFLIGYIHHIHYRGDFLTVYAVFGFALVLFRKVPDKIILILGLFLAFNGPSILTNSFSLIKKTRQETVQVIKETKNIPFNNSADNPVTKAVAYFDLILKGEYRQLLASNSTIGFYNKYNYLKFSGRLWVIPGLFLLGLWIGRKKWHEQIDKIPLFKVILFSALIGIPLTIISYFFSQPSNTEFIRYVGSIAKDASNICMPLLYIVVFLALFKLSSTNKIVSQLIPVGKMGLTTYVMQSTFGIFIFYGYGLGLLLKLSGTAALGLGLIFFIIQILFSKWWFSRYKFGPLEWLWRSGTNGSWQQFKNDKVQRTANKGITASGAYKLSKSS; this is encoded by the coding sequence ATGCAAAACCTCACAATAAAAAGAATTGAACAAATTGATGCATTACGAGGCTTTGCATTATTTGGAATATTAATGACCCATATGTTTGAAGGCTATTTGGCAAGTATGACACCGCCTCAATATGTGGATTTTAATATTTTATATCCTATGGACAGCTTTTCACAAGTTGTAATTCAAAACCTGTTTGTCGGAAAATTTTATGCAATATTCTCAATGCTGTTTGGGCTAAGTTTCTATTTAATATTAGACCAGAAAAAAGTTTCAAGTTCTTTGAAATTCGTTTGGAGATTAGTATTGTTATTTCTAATCGGGTATATCCACCATATTCATTATAGAGGCGATTTTTTAACCGTCTATGCAGTTTTCGGTTTTGCATTGGTGCTTTTTAGAAAAGTACCTGATAAAATAATTTTGATACTTGGACTATTTCTTGCTTTTAATGGACCATCGATCCTAACAAATTCTTTCTCATTAATCAAAAAAACAAGACAGGAAACAGTCCAGGTTATAAAAGAAACTAAAAACATACCTTTCAATAATTCAGCAGATAATCCTGTTACTAAGGCAGTTGCTTATTTTGATTTGATCCTTAAAGGTGAATACCGACAATTGCTTGCGTCTAACAGCACTATTGGATTTTACAACAAATACAATTACCTGAAATTTAGTGGTAGACTTTGGGTAATACCAGGATTGTTCTTGTTAGGACTTTGGATAGGTCGTAAAAAATGGCACGAACAGATAGACAAAATTCCGCTGTTTAAAGTGATTTTGTTTTCAGCGTTGATAGGTATACCCTTGACAATAATAAGTTATTTTTTTTCACAACCATCTAATACTGAATTTATTCGTTATGTAGGCTCGATTGCCAAAGATGCATCCAATATTTGTATGCCACTTTTGTATATCGTTGTCTTTCTTGCTTTATTTAAACTAAGTAGCACCAATAAAATTGTAAGTCAATTGATACCAGTAGGTAAAATGGGACTGACAACTTATGTAATGCAATCTACTTTTGGAATTTTTATTTTTTATGGTTATGGATTAGGTCTGTTACTGAAACTATCAGGGACAGCAGCACTCGGACTTGGATTAATATTCTTCATCATACAAATATTGTTTAGCAAATGGTGGTTCAGCAGGTATAAGTTTGGTCCATTAGAGTGGTTATGGAGGAGTGGGACAAATGGAAGTTGGCAACAGTTTAAAAATGACAAAGTACAAAGAACCGCTAACAAGGGTATTACTGCAAGTGGGGCTTACAAGCTTAGCAAAAGTTCTTAA
- a CDS encoding VOC family protein, translated as MIKLFLLLLLFFNASFAIAQKSSAWYNHTLLDVKNLEISVDFYTKVFQADTIQYPFPPSPQYIVKWLRFGEGIELHLSQWVNDTTKIISDVSSGPKYVGFVHFGFMVISMDAFLKRLMEVSSDYKSGKYKQPIIERMPYGAKTIMIQDPDGNEIHIIEAMPANNSTNR; from the coding sequence ATGATAAAGTTGTTCCTCCTTCTACTGCTTTTCTTTAACGCATCCTTTGCGATAGCACAAAAAAGTTCTGCCTGGTATAACCATACTTTATTGGATGTAAAGAATTTAGAAATTAGTGTAGATTTTTACACCAAAGTTTTTCAGGCGGACACGATACAGTATCCCTTTCCTCCCAGCCCTCAATACATTGTAAAATGGTTGAGATTTGGGGAGGGTATTGAACTCCATTTGTCACAGTGGGTCAACGACACCACTAAAATTATCAGTGACGTATCTTCAGGACCAAAATATGTGGGTTTTGTACACTTCGGTTTTATGGTAATTTCTATGGATGCTTTTCTGAAGAGGCTTATGGAAGTGAGCAGCGATTACAAATCGGGCAAATACAAGCAACCGATTATTGAAAGAATGCCCTACGGTGCGAAAACTATCATGATACAAGACCCTGATGGAAACGAAATACACATTATAGAAGCAATGCCTGCAAACAATAGTACGAACCGCTAA
- a CDS encoding dienelactone hydrolase family protein, whose protein sequence is MKKLFVSITILFLLSCSDKRKADTDNYFAGFKTIQTKDTTRIYKPNSDTSDYLHFRPLDIDVWYPASASTKDTSILFRNILGLLEQRANYYTASNAGNGMTQQLAQYFCDGLKCSDSTKVLNFKTQSFKNAKPIEGKFPLIIYLSAFNGMSYENFTLFEELAKKGFVVASISSIGRFPGDMTMKNEDLMEQVNDAITTLTNLKGNSNIDFTKIGIIGYSWGGLSGSILASKIPNVACLISLDGSEFHHYGQAKEENTDFDGIRNNLYFKNMRLSVPYLRLESSPLTITEKEDSVYNFTEKLSSDRQIIKIDSVQHEDFSCLP, encoded by the coding sequence ATGAAGAAACTATTTGTTTCAATCACAATACTATTTTTATTGAGTTGCTCGGACAAAAGAAAGGCTGACACCGACAATTATTTTGCAGGGTTTAAGACAATTCAAACCAAAGACACTACACGAATTTACAAACCCAATTCAGATACATCCGATTATTTACATTTTAGACCTCTTGACATAGACGTTTGGTATCCAGCAAGTGCATCAACAAAGGATACATCAATTTTATTTCGTAACATATTAGGACTTTTAGAGCAAAGAGCAAACTACTACACCGCTTCAAATGCAGGAAATGGTATGACCCAACAATTAGCTCAATATTTTTGCGATGGTTTAAAATGTTCAGATTCAACAAAAGTGCTGAACTTTAAAACCCAAAGCTTTAAAAATGCTAAACCAATTGAGGGGAAATTTCCTTTGATTATTTATCTATCAGCATTTAACGGAATGAGTTACGAAAACTTTACTTTGTTTGAGGAATTAGCAAAGAAAGGGTTTGTTGTTGCTTCAATAAGTTCTATTGGTCGCTTCCCAGGTGACATGACAATGAAAAATGAAGACTTGATGGAACAGGTTAATGATGCGATTACAACATTAACTAATTTGAAAGGAAACTCAAATATTGACTTTACAAAAATTGGCATCATTGGATATAGTTGGGGCGGACTTTCAGGTTCAATTTTAGCAAGTAAAATTCCAAATGTTGCTTGTTTGATTTCACTTGACGGTTCAGAATTTCATCACTACGGACAAGCAAAAGAAGAAAATACAGATTTTGACGGCATTAGAAATAACCTGTACTTTAAAAATATGCGACTTTCAGTTCCATATCTTCGTTTAGAAAGTTCGCCTTTAACAATAACTGAAAAAGAAGATTCTGTTTATAATTTTACAGAAAAACTTTCTTCTGACCGACAAATTATTAAAATTGATTCAGTACAACATGAAGACTTTAGTTGCCTACCGTAA
- a CDS encoding DUF4386 domain-containing protein yields the protein MISDKKLARIAGFCYLVVIATGVFSEVFVRQTLKVSNDALATAHNIQTHEILYRLGFVADLINFVVGLPSVLIIYFLFKRVNKLLLQIALAFVIIQTAIIALNLLNQISPLLVLSNETYLNTFLPNQLATLSLLYLNLQVQGYAIGLVFFGFYCLSVGYVIFKSQMVPKFIGILYIISGLGYLISNFTMFLSKDFSNPVFTYVAIPIFIGELSFCLWLLIKGVKSFDNNLTL from the coding sequence ATGATTTCAGATAAAAAATTAGCAAGAATTGCCGGTTTTTGTTATTTAGTTGTAATAGCAACGGGGGTGTTTTCAGAGGTTTTTGTAAGGCAGACATTGAAGGTTTCTAATGACGCTCTAGCTACAGCTCATAATATACAAACACATGAAATCCTATATCGCCTGGGTTTTGTCGCAGACCTTATCAATTTTGTTGTAGGTTTACCAAGTGTTTTAATTATTTACTTTTTATTTAAAAGGGTCAATAAGTTATTATTACAAATTGCTTTAGCATTTGTTATTATACAAACAGCAATTATTGCCCTTAATCTTCTGAACCAAATTTCGCCATTATTGGTATTGAGTAATGAAACATACCTAAATACTTTTCTACCTAACCAACTTGCAACACTTTCCTTGCTATATCTAAATTTACAAGTCCAAGGATACGCAATTGGACTAGTGTTCTTTGGGTTTTACTGTTTGTCCGTGGGCTATGTAATTTTCAAATCGCAAATGGTTCCAAAATTTATTGGCATACTTTATATTATTTCCGGCTTAGGTTATCTCATAAGCAATTTCACTATGTTTCTTTCCAAAGATTTTTCAAATCCGGTATTTACATACGTTGCTATTCCAATTTTTATTGGTGAATTATCATTTTGTCTATGGCTCTTAATAAAGGGTGTCAAGAGTTTCGATAATAATCTAACACTATAG
- a CDS encoding SRPBCC family protein, translated as MAINISTITIDASIQRVWDTVTKPELVKLWQFGSDLITTWEVGSNIKFRTEWGDKVFEQWGKILEIKPAQLLKYSLFAPRPELEDKPENYFIMSYILTGENGKTKLEIIQEDNRPNAVQENPQGEGNPVLKSLKELAEKN; from the coding sequence ATGGCAATAAATATTTCGACAATTACAATCGATGCATCAATACAAAGGGTTTGGGACACAGTAACAAAACCTGAACTCGTAAAACTTTGGCAATTCGGAAGTGATTTAATAACTACATGGGAAGTCGGTAGTAATATAAAATTTCGAACCGAATGGGGTGATAAGGTATTTGAACAATGGGGCAAAATATTAGAAATCAAACCTGCTCAATTGTTAAAGTATAGTTTATTTGCGCCCAGACCTGAACTTGAAGATAAACCCGAAAACTATTTTATCATGAGTTATATTCTAACAGGTGAAAATGGTAAGACCAAACTCGAAATTATCCAGGAAGATAACAGACCAAATGCAGTTCAGGAAAATCCACAAGGAGAAGGAAATCCAGTATTGAAATCACTAAAGGAACTGGCAGAAAAGAATTGA
- a CDS encoding DUF1624 domain-containing protein, with amino-acid sequence MQNVNGNCKTNFQFLILQQLKRYHSIDIVRGLVMIIMALDHVRDLMHVNSITQSPTDLTTTTPQLYFTRWITYLCAPIFVFLAGTSAYVSLKSKNDLTFTKKHLLKRGLWLLILEFTVVNFALFFDVGFHTILFEVIASTGIGCIILSLLLRVPSRYLGFLGLIIIFSHNLAPLVPFAENSILKIILMPFFSPGVIPLFSGKVFVMGYPPIPWFGIMLVGYACGQFFEMPDEKRKKLFSKIGISALILFLAIRYINMYGDSIQWSAQRNSLYTFLSFMNVTKYPPSLVFCLITLGIMFLLIAFAETFNKSFQRFCSVYGKVPLFYFVAHFYLIHFLTLAVLAFQGFHWSQLEFQTGTFGRPKDIESGLKLWAIYLVWIGVVILLYRPCKWLGEYKATHNKWWLRYI; translated from the coding sequence ATGCAAAACGTTAACGGTAATTGTAAAACGAACTTCCAATTTCTAATTTTACAACAATTGAAAAGATATCATTCAATAGACATAGTAAGAGGCTTGGTAATGATAATAATGGCATTAGACCATGTCAGGGATTTAATGCACGTCAATTCAATAACACAAAGCCCAACTGATTTAACAACCACAACACCTCAATTATATTTTACAAGATGGATAACCTATCTATGTGCACCCATCTTTGTTTTTTTAGCTGGAACATCAGCTTACGTTTCCTTAAAAAGCAAAAATGATTTGACATTCACAAAAAAACATTTATTAAAAAGAGGTCTATGGTTACTTATTCTTGAGTTTACAGTAGTGAATTTTGCATTATTTTTTGATGTCGGTTTTCATACTATACTATTTGAAGTTATTGCCAGTACAGGCATTGGATGTATAATTTTGAGTTTATTGTTAAGAGTGCCATCACGATATTTAGGTTTTCTTGGTTTAATAATCATTTTCAGCCACAACCTTGCACCACTTGTGCCCTTCGCTGAGAACTCAATTTTAAAAATAATTTTAATGCCTTTTTTTAGTCCTGGTGTTATCCCTCTTTTCTCAGGTAAAGTATTTGTGATGGGCTATCCGCCTATTCCATGGTTTGGAATAATGTTAGTGGGTTATGCATGTGGTCAATTTTTTGAAATGCCTGACGAGAAAAGAAAGAAACTATTTTCAAAAATTGGAATAAGCGCCTTAATATTATTCCTTGCCATTCGTTATATAAATATGTATGGAGACTCTATTCAATGGTCTGCTCAACGAAATTCGCTCTACACCTTTCTGTCTTTTATGAATGTAACTAAATATCCTCCATCACTTGTATTTTGTTTAATTACTTTAGGTATTATGTTTTTACTAATTGCCTTTGCCGAGACCTTCAATAAAAGCTTTCAAAGATTTTGTAGTGTTTACGGAAAAGTACCCTTATTTTATTTTGTTGCACACTTTTACCTTATTCATTTCTTAACACTTGCAGTGCTTGCCTTTCAGGGCTTTCATTGGTCACAATTAGAATTTCAAACAGGCACTTTTGGCAGACCAAAAGATATAGAAAGTGGATTAAAATTATGGGCAATATACCTGGTTTGGATAGGCGTAGTTATCTTGCTTTATAGACCTTGTAAGTGGTTAGGAGAATACAAAGCAACTCATAATAAATGGTGGCTTAGGTATATTTGA
- a CDS encoding DinB family protein, with translation MKQLLLSFFIFMSPFWGLTQVKQQIWTTIDRQNLLTGLKSSQSDILKEVERLNDKQIHFKPDSSQWSVAEVIEHISVYEELLYWDLLNNQYTDERHDLVDSVKGIDSAMTVYATDPNKGQAPFAVQPLGRFQKKEDLINFFNRYRNEVIKLVQETKADFRLHFIFRPLDWGIWHVRDLHQYTLLWIAHSERHLNQIKRIEANVNFPK, from the coding sequence ATGAAACAACTTCTTCTTTCCTTTTTCATTTTTATGTCACCCTTTTGGGGTCTGACACAAGTGAAGCAACAAATCTGGACTACAATCGACCGGCAGAATTTACTTACGGGATTGAAATCTTCTCAATCTGACATTCTTAAGGAGGTTGAACGCTTAAACGATAAACAGATACATTTCAAGCCAGACAGTAGCCAATGGTCTGTTGCTGAAGTAATAGAGCATATAAGTGTTTACGAAGAGCTTTTATATTGGGACCTTTTAAACAATCAATATACCGATGAACGGCATGACCTGGTTGATTCAGTAAAAGGAATTGACTCTGCTATGACTGTATATGCCACCGATCCAAACAAAGGGCAGGCTCCTTTTGCAGTACAGCCATTAGGAAGATTTCAAAAAAAAGAAGATTTAATTAATTTCTTTAACCGTTATCGCAATGAGGTAATAAAACTTGTACAAGAAACTAAGGCAGACTTTCGGCTTCATTTTATTTTTAGACCACTTGACTGGGGTATCTGGCACGTAAGGGACCTTCATCAATATACACTGCTTTGGATTGCTCACTCAGAAAGACATTTAAACCAAATTAAAAGAATAGAGGCTAATGTTAATTTCCCGAAATAG
- a CDS encoding VOC family protein, whose amino-acid sequence MITQKITPYLWVEKDAKAVADYYLSIFKDGKLKDFRKFDSNESGNDAGIETAVIEIAGMEFSILAAGPLFKFNEAVSFVINTKDQAETDYYWEALTKNGGEEGSCGWCKDKYGLSWQVVPTEYFELIHSNDPKVREKAMKNTLNQKKLILSELK is encoded by the coding sequence ATGATCACTCAAAAAATTACACCCTATTTGTGGGTAGAGAAAGATGCCAAAGCTGTAGCAGATTATTATTTATCGATTTTTAAAGACGGTAAGCTGAAAGATTTCCGCAAGTTCGATAGTAATGAAAGTGGAAATGATGCAGGTATAGAAACAGCTGTAATTGAAATAGCAGGAATGGAGTTTAGTATATTAGCAGCAGGCCCACTATTTAAATTTAATGAAGCAGTTTCTTTTGTTATCAATACAAAAGACCAAGCTGAAACTGATTATTATTGGGAAGCTCTTACAAAAAATGGTGGTGAGGAAGGTTCTTGTGGATGGTGTAAAGATAAATATGGATTATCATGGCAAGTTGTACCAACTGAATATTTTGAATTAATACATAGCAATGACCCTAAAGTAAGGGAGAAAGCAATGAAGAATACATTGAATCAGAAAAAATTGATACTTTCTGAACTTAAATGA